The Clostridium sporogenes genome contains a region encoding:
- a CDS encoding fused FliR family export protein/FlhB family type III secretion system protein — translation MISAAYATAIILISFRLFIFFSMVPIFFPKGTPVIGKVALALIIAYMLVGSIDIKSINTINNSTALIFNIVNEILAGAILGYITNAAFVCARYAGNMMDLQVGFAMMTMFDPGTNSNVTFLERILYWFSTIVFFLIDGHHMLIRALVESFNVIKLGAFFLNQEGIKHVINVFIQYFYISIKIAVPIVFIILITDLTLGLVARTVPQLNIMILGLPIKILVGLTAFVFALPLFLKVLNSAFEMLPDAIRGFYKTIPVLIIFASEEKTEEATPRKKMDARKKGQVAKSKELALAFTLLACTLVLVALGEYGANELKETMAGFLNNYLNMELNYNNLNSLAILTVLRVGKIVLPVALPIMCFGIAANYLQTGFLFTKEPLKPDFKKLNPINGFKRMFSLRTVMELLKDLIIITVVGIVGYKFLKDNYLKILNLGTLKPWYMITGLLSLAVSIFFKITLIMLFISVADYVYQKYQYNKDLKMTKQEVKEEYKQDEGDPQIKSKIKQKQREMAMQRMMQEVPKATVVVTNPTHIAVALRYEKGDSAPKVVAKGADYVAIKIKDIAKNNEVPVIENKPLARLIYEKVEIDSEVPQDMYEAVAEILAIVYTLEKKK, via the coding sequence TTGATAAGTGCAGCCTATGCTACAGCCATAATTTTAATTTCTTTTAGGCTTTTTATTTTTTTTAGTATGGTACCTATATTTTTCCCAAAGGGAACTCCTGTAATAGGGAAAGTTGCGTTAGCTTTGATTATAGCTTATATGTTAGTTGGTTCTATAGATATTAAGAGTATAAATACTATAAATAATTCCACTGCATTAATATTTAATATTGTTAATGAGATTTTAGCAGGAGCTATTTTAGGATATATAACTAATGCTGCTTTTGTCTGCGCTAGGTACGCTGGCAACATGATGGATCTTCAGGTAGGCTTTGCTATGATGACTATGTTTGATCCTGGCACTAATAGTAATGTAACCTTTTTAGAGAGGATATTATATTGGTTTAGTACCATTGTGTTTTTTTTAATAGATGGCCATCATATGCTTATAAGGGCGTTAGTAGAAAGTTTTAATGTTATAAAATTAGGAGCATTTTTTCTAAATCAAGAGGGTATAAAACATGTTATAAATGTCTTTATACAATATTTTTATATAAGTATTAAAATAGCAGTACCTATTGTATTTATTATACTTATAACGGATTTAACTTTAGGGTTAGTGGCTAGAACAGTGCCTCAATTAAATATAATGATTTTAGGACTTCCTATTAAAATACTAGTGGGACTTACTGCTTTTGTATTTGCATTACCCTTGTTTTTGAAAGTTTTAAACTCTGCTTTTGAAATGCTACCAGATGCTATAAGAGGTTTTTATAAAACTATACCTGTTTTAATTATTTTTGCATCAGAAGAAAAGACAGAGGAAGCAACCCCTCGTAAAAAAATGGATGCAAGAAAAAAGGGGCAAGTAGCTAAAAGTAAAGAATTAGCCCTTGCATTTACTTTATTAGCTTGTACTTTAGTGTTAGTAGCACTGGGGGAATATGGAGCTAATGAACTTAAAGAAACTATGGCAGGATTTTTAAATAATTATCTTAACATGGAATTAAACTACAATAATTTGAATTCTTTAGCTATATTAACGGTTTTACGGGTAGGTAAAATAGTTTTACCTGTGGCATTACCAATTATGTGTTTTGGTATAGCTGCTAATTATTTGCAAACAGGATTTTTATTTACGAAAGAACCCTTAAAACCAGATTTTAAAAAATTAAACCCTATAAATGGTTTTAAAAGAATGTTTTCATTAAGAACTGTAATGGAACTTTTAAAAGATTTGATTATAATAACTGTTGTTGGGATTGTGGGATATAAATTTTTAAAGGATAATTATTTAAAAATATTAAATTTAGGAACATTAAAACCTTGGTATATGATAACAGGACTTTTATCCCTTGCTGTATCTATATTTTTTAAGATAACTTTGATTATGCTTTTTATATCTGTGGCAGATTATGTGTATCAAAAATACCAATATAATAAGGACTTAAAAATGACAAAGCAAGAGGTTAAAGAAGAATATAAACAAGATGAAGGAGATCCTCAAATCAAATCAAAAATAAAACAAAAACAAAGAGAAATGGCTATGCAAAGAATGATGCAGGAAGTTCCTAAAGCTACAGTGGTAGTTACAAATCCTACCCACATAGCTGTAGCATTAAGGTATGAAAAAGGAGATTCTGCACCTAAAGTTGTAGCTAAAGGAGCAGATTATGTAGCTATAAAAATAAAAGATATAGCTAAAAATAATGAAGTCCCTGTAATAGAAAATAAGCCTTTAGCAAGGTTAATATATGAAAAGGTAGAAATTGATTCAGAAGTACCACAGGATATGTATGAAGCAGTAGCGGAAATATTAGCTATAGTTTATACTTTAGAAAAGAAAAAATAA
- the fliQ gene encoding flagellar biosynthesis protein FliQ: MSENMVMGIIKDAIQTGLLVSAPILIISILVGLIISIFQATTQIQEQTLTFVPKLIAVALVGLLTGSWMLHQLLAFTERIFAMITQIIK, encoded by the coding sequence ATGAGCGAAAATATGGTTATGGGTATTATAAAAGATGCTATTCAAACAGGTCTTTTAGTATCTGCTCCTATTTTAATAATATCTATATTGGTAGGCCTTATAATAAGTATATTTCAGGCTACAACACAGATTCAGGAACAAACATTAACCTTTGTTCCAAAGCTTATAGCTGTGGCTTTAGTAGGTCTTTTAACTGGTAGCTGGATGTTACATCAATTATTAGCTTTTACAGAAAGAATTTTTGCAATGATAACTCAGATTATAAAGTGA
- the fliP gene encoding flagellar type III secretion system pore protein FliP (The bacterial flagellar biogenesis protein FliP forms a type III secretion system (T3SS)-type pore required for flagellar assembly.): MKRRNNRIMFMVLLALGIVFFYSIKAYAAPQNTMPIPKINISVDNANNPTEYVDNIKLLIMLTVLTLLPSFIVMMTSFVRTIVVFGFLRNAMGTQQSPPNQVMIGLALFLTLFIMRPVYTEINTKAIQPYMKNKITQEQAVEIGAKPLRQFMLKQTRQKDLKLFVDLAKPNFKVTKDNAPLDIVVPAFIISELKTAFQIGFLLFIPFLIIDLVVASVLMSMGMFMLPPVMISLPFKLLLFVMVDGWYLLVKSLVMSFG; the protein is encoded by the coding sequence ATGAAGAGAAGAAATAACAGAATAATGTTCATGGTTTTACTAGCTTTAGGTATAGTGTTTTTTTATTCTATAAAAGCCTATGCAGCCCCACAAAATACCATGCCTATACCCAAAATAAATATTTCTGTAGATAATGCTAATAATCCAACGGAGTATGTAGATAATATAAAGTTATTAATAATGTTAACTGTATTAACATTATTGCCATCTTTCATAGTAATGATGACAAGCTTTGTAAGAACAATTGTGGTATTTGGATTTTTAAGAAATGCTATGGGAACACAACAATCTCCACCTAATCAGGTAATGATCGGTCTTGCACTTTTTTTAACTTTATTTATAATGCGGCCTGTATATACTGAAATAAATACTAAGGCCATACAACCTTATATGAAAAATAAAATTACTCAAGAGCAGGCGGTAGAAATAGGGGCCAAGCCTCTTAGACAATTCATGTTAAAGCAAACAAGACAAAAGGATCTAAAATTATTTGTAGATTTGGCCAAGCCAAATTTTAAGGTGACTAAAGATAATGCGCCTTTGGATATAGTAGTACCTGCATTTATAATAAGCGAACTTAAAACAGCTTTCCAAATAGGATTTTTATTATTTATTCCATTTTTAATTATAGATTTGGTAGTGGCTAGTGTGCTTATGTCTATGGGTATGTTTATGTTGCCACCGGTTATGATCTCGCTACCCTTTAAACTTTTGTTGTTTGTAATGGTAGATGGATGGTATCTTTTGGTGAAATCTTTAGTGATGAGTTTTGGTTAG